The Candidatus Methanomethylophilaceae archaeon genome segment AAGATGGGGATGGGAGAGATCAACGTATTCTCCCTGAAGCCTCTCACGATAGTCCTCAGGGACGATATGACGATGACCGAAGGCTCCTGGAGATCTTTCAGCGGGTATGCCGTCGGGTTCATGTCAAAAGTCTTGGAGGACGCCACAGGCAAAACTTATGAGGTGGAGTCGAAAGAGGTTTTCGGCGAGGGCTCCAACAATTGCAAATTCATACTGACGCCCTCGGAAAAGCGATCGGAACTTCGGCTCGAACGTGAGGAGCGCACCGTTCCCTAAGACATCGCAGGCTTTGAGATCCATTTTGATCCCATTCTCGGCCGCCCATCCGTTCCCGTCGCAAGGCGTGGGGGAATCGGATCCGCCGATTATGAGTCCGCCCACGAACACGGTGTATCTGTCGACCATTTTGGATCTGAAGAACGAGGATATGGTGCGCCCTCCGCCTTCTACGAGGATGCTTTCCACTCCGATGTCCTCCGCAAGAGTGGACATCAGGGATTCCAGGTCTATAGTATCCTTCCCGGCGCGTATGGTCTCCTCGCAGTCCCACTCCCTGTCGCAGCCTTCCAAGGTGACCATGATGGTCGGCGCCCTCTCGTCAAGGACCAAGGCTTCATCCGGGGTCTTCCCATGGGGGTCGAGAACTATGCGGATGGGGTTCGTGTCGTAGGTGCCGTCCTTGAAAGTCAGATGCGGGTCATCGGCCAGTATGGTACCGACTCCCACGAGTATGGCGTCATATTTCTTTCTGAGATTCTTCACGCGGGCCTTGTCCTCGTCCGAGGAGATTCTCACCTGTGTGCGGTCTTCGCCGGCGATCTTCCCGTCGGCGGACATGGCGCAGTTAACGTGGATGAACGGCCTCATTGCTATCGCAAGGAGTTACGGTGAACCTGTATATGTCATCCATCCTCTTGACGCCGAATTTGACGTCCAAAAACGATTCCAAGGTGTCCATCTGGCTCAGCAGGTGTCTGCTTATGCGGGAGACGGTGAACCCGCTCTTCCCGGTGGCCATCGCCATGTACGGGAGGACCTGGTCGGCCGTGTGGACATCCATCGTGGCCCCGCTGTTCATCTCTTTGATGAGGTCCGCTGCGGCGTCTTCCCCGGCTTTGTCTGCGGTGTGGCCTCTGGAGGTGAGGGCGTTGCTTCCCAGCATGCCGTTCTCGAACTCTGCCACCAATACGATTCCGGCTCCGCGAGAGTCTCCCTCGGTCTTGTGGATCTCGAATTCCACGTCCGCGACGGGGGCAAGAGCATCGCCGCAGCTGCGCATCATGTCTTTTGTGACCCAATCCGGGAGCCTTTGGCTGAAGCATACGGCTTTTATGCCCACCAAATCACCCAAGGTTTTGATGTCAAGCGGTTTTATCTCCTTTATCGGGTCCAGCGTCGCCAGCACCCTGCCTCCGCCCTGGGGGTAGAATCCGCGGTCGATGATCTTGACGTCCGCGTTTATGTCCATCTTCCTCATCAGAGGGAACAGGAGATGCTGGTAGGAATCTATGGGAGGTGCCCACATCACGTTGGTCCCGCCGCTTATGTCCACAGTCAATTTCTTCTTGTGGTTGCGGGCGGCGAGGAACATAGCCTGAAGCACGAGGCTCACGCTGCCGGCGGTCCCTATGTTCATCTGGATGTCATACACCTGCTCTTTTCCGGGGAGGAAAATCAGCTCTCTGGAGCCTATGGAATTGCCTTCCACGGTGGATCCGGCCATCTCGGCTACCGCGTTCACGGCGGCGCAGTGCTGCTTTGAGAGCCCGTTCGTGGGCCTGTTCTCCCTTATGCGGGTCAGGTGCGTCGGCTTGCTGGTGACGGTGGCCATCGCTACGGAGGTGCGGACCATCTGCCCTCCACCCTCGCCTCTCGAGCCGTCTATCTCCAGCATTTGCATGGAGAACCATATGTCGGCGCCTATATTATAAGATTAATATTGAGAGTCGGAAGCGCAGCAAAATTGGTTAATGGTGCGATTGCCGGGATTCGAACCCGAGTCAGAGGCTTGGGAAGCATCCGTCCTAACCGCTGGACTACAATCGCAACGCCTCTGCATGGAGGTCCTTATATTTTATTGTTGAGCCTTGATTTTTAAACTTCAGTTTCGGTTCGGAGTATGCGTTTCGGGGATTTTTGGTCCCTTTCGGTTTTGGGATTCTATGGCATATTCTGTTCGATTGTGAATCAAAGTATAATCCAATATGGATTACATTTATCTAGCCAGGATCACGGAAACGCCGTCCTAAGTAGCCATATTTAAATATGCATAGGAATTCGGGGAATCTGCGGACTCGTGGTCTAGTGGTTATGACGTCGCCCTTACAAGGCGAAGGTCGCCGGTTCAATCCCGGCCGGGTCCACCATATTGCCATTATTTTACTGGTTTTTTCTTTGCAATTACATTGATAAGTCATTATTATCAAGACTTTTCAATATATTATTTCCAAAAACATATGTGCAATACATCCAAGCATGGATTTTTATAAATATTCGCTAGTTATATTGGATGGATAGTCCATAACATCTGTGGGGCACCGGCAGGGCTCCTCCTTCACTCTTCCGGAACCCACAGAGGATCTTTCGTTTTCATTTTGCGGAGTTGTTTTCCAGGTGTTCGCGCTGAAAACGAGGGTTGTAGCCATATTTTTATACTAAAATAGGATGGGGGAATCTGCGGACTCATGGTCTAGGGGTTATGACGTCGCCTTCACACGGCGGAGGTCGCCGGTTCAAATCCGGCTGGGTCCACCATCTATTTTTCACCGATAGCGGTTGTATGAGTTCCCATCGTCTTTCAGGTGGCTGCAAAGGTACTAATTTCTTTGTTC includes the following:
- a CDS encoding dihydrofolate reductase family protein, which translates into the protein MRPFIHVNCAMSADGKIAGEDRTQVRISSDEDKARVKNLRKKYDAILVGVGTILADDPHLTFKDGTYDTNPIRIVLDPHGKTPDEALVLDERAPTIMVTLEGCDREWDCEETIRAGKDTIDLESLMSTLAEDIGVESILVEGGGRTISSFFRSKMVDRYTVFVGGLIIGGSDSPTPCDGNGWAAENGIKMDLKACDVLGNGALLTFEPKFRSLFRGRQYEFAIVGALAENLFRLHLISFACGVLQDF
- a CDS encoding RNA 3'-terminal phosphate cyclase, which encodes MLEIDGSRGEGGGQMVRTSVAMATVTSKPTHLTRIRENRPTNGLSKQHCAAVNAVAEMAGSTVEGNSIGSRELIFLPGKEQVYDIQMNIGTAGSVSLVLQAMFLAARNHKKKLTVDISGGTNVMWAPPIDSYQHLLFPLMRKMDINADVKIIDRGFYPQGGGRVLATLDPIKEIKPLDIKTLGDLVGIKAVCFSQRLPDWVTKDMMRSCGDALAPVADVEFEIHKTEGDSRGAGIVLVAEFENGMLGSNALTSRGHTADKAGEDAAADLIKEMNSGATMDVHTADQVLPYMAMATGKSGFTVSRISRHLLSQMDTLESFLDVKFGVKRMDDIYRFTVTPCDSNEAVHPR